From one Macaca nemestrina isolate mMacNem1 chromosome 5, mMacNem.hap1, whole genome shotgun sequence genomic stretch:
- the LOC105474484 gene encoding SAM pointed domain-containing Ets transcription factor gives MGSASPGLSSVSPSHLLLPPDTVSRTGLEKVAAGAVGLERRDWSPSPPATPEQGLSAFYLSYFDMLYSEDSSWAAKVPGASSREEPPEEPEQCPVIDSQAPGGSLDLAPSGLTLEEHSLEQVQSMVVGEVLKDIETACKLLNITADPVDWSPGNVQKWLLWTEHQYRLPPVGKAFQELAGKELCAMSEEQFRQRSPLGGDVLHAHLDIWKSAAWMKERTSPGAIHYCASTSEESWTDSEVDSSCSGQPIHLWQFLKELLLKPHSYGRFIRWLNKEKGIFKIEDSAQVARLWGIRKNRPAMNYDKLSRSIRQYYKKGIIRKPDISQRLVYQFVHPI, from the exons ATGGGCAGCGCCAGCCCGGGTCTGAGCAGCGTGTCCCCCAGCCACCTCCTGCTGCCCCCCGACACAGTGTCGCGGACAGGCTTGGAGAAGGTGGCAGCGGGGGCAGTGGGTCTCGAGAGACGGGACTGGAGTCCCAGTCCACCCGCCACGCCCGAGCAGGGCCTGTCCGCCTTCTACCTCTCCTACTTTGACATGCTGTACTCCGAGGACAGCAGCTGGGCAGCCAAGGTGCCTGGGGCCAGCAGTAGGGAGGAGCCACCTGAGGAGCCTGAGCAGTGCCCGGTCATTGACAGCCAAGCCCCAGGGGGCAGCCTGGACTTGGCGCCCAGCGGGCTGACCTTGGAGGAGCACTCACTGGAGCAGGTGCAGTCCATGGTGGTGGGCGAAGTGCTCAAGGACATCGAGACGGCCTGCAAGCTGCTCAACATCACCGCAG ATCCCGTGGACTGGAGTCCCGGCAATGTGCAGAAGTGGCTCCTGTGGACAGAGCACCAATACCGGCTGCCCCCTGTGGGCAAGGCGTTCCAGGAGCTGGCGGGCAAGGAGCTGTGCGCCATGTCGGAGGAGCAGTTCCGCCAGCGCTCGCCCCTGGGTGGGGATGTGCTGCACGCCCACCTGGACATCTGGAAGTCAG CGGCCTGGATGAAAGAGCGGACTTCACCTGGGGCGATTCACTACTGCG CCTCGACCAGTGAGGAGAGCTGGACCGACAGCGAGGTGGACTCGTCATGCTCCGGGCAGCCCATCCAcctgtggcagttcctcaaggagCTGCTACTCAAGCCCCACAGCTATGGCCGCTTCATTAGGTGGCTCAACAAGGAGAAGG GCATCTTCAAAATTGAGGACTCAGCCCAGGTGGCCCGGCTGTGGGGCATCCGCAAGAATCGTCCCGCCATGAACTATGACAAGCTAAGCCGCTCCATCCGCCAGTATTACAAGAAGGGCATCATCCGGAAGCCAGACATCTCCCAGCGCCTCGTCTACCAGTTCGTGCACCCCATCTGA
- the LOC105474482 gene encoding protein kinase C and casein kinase substrate in neurons protein 1 has translation MSGSYDEASLAPEETTDSFWEVGNYKRTVKRIDDGHRLCNDLMNCVQERAKIEKAYGQQLTDWAKRWRQLIEKGPQYGSLERAWGAIMTEADKVSELHQEVKNNLLNEDLEKVKNWQKDAYHKQIMGGFKETKEAEDGFRKAQKPWAKKMKELEAAKKAYHLACKEEKLAMTREMNSKTEQSVTPEQQKKLQDKVDKCKQDVQKTQEKYEKVLEDVGKTTPQYMENMEQVFEQCQQFEEKRLVFLKEVLLDIKRHLNLAENSSYIHVYRELEQAIRGADAQEDLRWFRSTSGPGMPMNWPQFEEWNPDLPHTTTKKEKQSKKAEGVALTNATGAVESTSQAGDRGSVSSYDRGQPYATEWSDDESGNPFGGSEANGGANPFEDDSKGVRVRALYDYDGQEQDELSFKAGDELTKLGEEDEQGWCRGRLDSGQLGLYPANYVEAI, from the exons ATGTCCGGCTCCTACGATGAGGCCTCACTGGCTCCAGAGGAGACCACCGACAGCTTCTGGGAG GTGGGGAACTACAAGCGGACCGTGAAGCGCATCGATGACGGCCACCGTCTATGCAACGACCTGATGAACTGCGTGCAGGAGCGCGCCAAGATCGAGAAGGCGTACGGGCAGCAGCTCACGGACTGGGCTAAGCGTTGGCGCCAGCTCATCGAGAAAG GCCCACAGTATGGCAGCCTGGAGCGGGCCTGGGGTGCCATAATGACGGAGGCAGACAAGGTGAGCGAGCTGCACCAGGAGGTGAAGAACAACCTGCTGAATGAGGACCTGGAGAAGGTGAAGAACTGGCAGAAGGACGCCTATCACAAGCAGATCATGGGTGGCTTCAAGGAGACAAAGGAGGCTGAAGATGGCTTCCGCAAGGCCCAGAAGCCTTGGGCCAAGAAGATGAAAGAG ctGGAGGCAGCCAAGAAGGCCTACCATTTGGCTTGCAAAGAGGAGAAGCTGGCCATGACACGGGAGATGAACAGCAAGACAGAGCAATCGGTCACACCTGAGCAACAAAAGAAGCTGCAGGACAAAGTGGACAAGTGCAAGCAGGATGTGCAGAAG ACACAGGAGAAGTACGAGAAAGTGCTGGAAGACGTGGGCAAGACCACACCCCAGTACATGGAGAACATGGAGCAGGTGTTTGAGCAGTGCCAGCAATTCGAGGAAAAGCGGCTGGTCTTCCTCAAGGAGGTGCTGCTGGATATCAAACGGCACCTCAACCTGGCTGAGAACAGCAG CTACATCCATGTGTATCGTGAGCTGGAGCAGGCCATCCGGGGGGCTGACGCCCAGGAAGACCTCAGATGGTTCCGCAGCACCAGTGGCCCCGGCATGCCCATGAACTGGCCCCAGTTTGAG GAGTGGAACCCAGACCTCCCTCACACCACCACCAAGAAGGAGAAACAGTCCAAGAAGGCAGAGGGAGTGGCGCTGACCAATGCCACTGGGGCAGTAGAGTCCACATCCCAGGCTGGGGACCGAGGCAG TGTTAGCAGCTACGACAGAGGCCAACCCTACGCCACCGAGTGGTCAGACGACGAGAGTGGAAACCCCTTTGGGGGCAGTGAGGCCAATGGGGGTGCCAACCCCTTTGAGGACGACTCCAAGGGAGTGCGCGTGCGGGCACTCTACGACTATGACGGCCAGGAGCAGGATGAGCTCAGCTTTAAGGCCG GAGACGAACTCACGAAGCTGGGCGAGGAGGATGAACAGGGCTGGTGCCGTGGGCGGCTGGACAGCGGGCAGCTGGGCCTCTACCCTGCCAACTACGTGGAGGCTATCTAG